A window of the Plasmodium vinckei vinckei genome assembly, chromosome: PVVCY_08 genome harbors these coding sequences:
- a CDS encoding N-glycosylase/DNA lyase, putative, translated as MDKGTKLRRTNKKCSYSMQIKTSPTSRMASQSIDGKYDLKKNSMMNNLKSKIEIKKEIQYDSPSKLINNYDYKNISSDNISKSSTSLIKNYKNNWITLNATPNDLQLKYCLLIGQEFHFKKVEDCSYIGMVNKKIYLFKETHDKILYQCIFNTNKEENSTKTELSDNSNCNNSERRDDDDDIDIHEFFNLSFPLEDQIKEWIEKDKRMEEISNKIKGLRILKNEPVESFFSFLCSTNNNIPRITLMIDCLRRRYGEYIATVIFTNDDIIILNQQNGVNKKTTISKIKTNVKNEKDLDNCLGEVDIQNVSKYTPNENKIFYESIKTEVKEEGKNKIFHFYKFPSIETISNLKESDLRNLGFGYRSGYVIESAKMLKDLGGEEWIEDLKKEKKTKACIDKLIKFPGVGLKVANCICLFGLNRYDCIPIDTHIYDIIYKYYSDIIEDDNGKNKKASSRTRLTTKNGDAKKTNKNLKHTRLSVKPQKKALTTALYIKLFTKLKDIFGPNCGWAQTILFASELRKFTHLF; from the coding sequence atggataaaggaacaaaattaaggcgaacaaataaaaaatgctcATATAGTatgcaaataaaaacatcACCTACAAGTAGAATGGCAAGTCAATCTATTGATGGAaaatatgatttaaaaaaaaacagcatgatgaataatttaaagagtaaaatagaaataaaaaaggaaatacaATATGATAGCCCTTctaaattaataaacaattatgattataaaaacattagTTCTGATAATATAAGTAAATCTTCTACtagtttaataaaaaattacaaaaataattggaTCACACTAAATGCTACACCAAATGATttacaattaaaatattgtcTACTGATTGGGCAAgaatttcattttaaaaaagtagaAGACTGCTCATACATTGGAatggtaaataaaaaaatatatttatttaaagaaactcatgataaaatattataccaATGCATATTCAATACTAACAAAGAAGAGAATAGTACAAAGACTGAACTTTCTGATAATTCaaattgtaataattcAGAAAGAAGAgatgatgatgatgatATAGATATtcatgaattttttaatttatcttttCCTTTAGAAGATCAAATAAAGGAATGGATAGAAAAGGACAAAAGAATGGAAGaaatatcaaataaaataaaaggtttaagaatattaaaaaatgaaccagtagaatcatttttttcatttttatgttctactaataataatataccaAGGATAACATTAATGATTGATTGTTTAAGACGAAGATATGGGGAATATATTGCAACtgtaatatttacaaatgatgatataattattttaaatcagCAAAATggagtaaataaaaaaactacTATATCTAAGATTAAGACAAAcgtaaaaaatgaaaaagatttAGATAACTGTTTAGGAGAAGTGGACATACAAAACGTATCTAAATATACaccaaatgaaaataaaatattttatgaaagtataaaaacagaagtaaaagaagaagggaaaaataaaatatttcatttttataaatttccAAGTATTGAAACAATAtcaaatttaaaagaatcGGATTTAAGAAATTTAGGATTTGGTTATAGAAGTGGATATGTTATAGAAAGTgcaaaaatgttaaaagaTTTAGGAGGTGAAGAATGGATTgaagatttaaaaaaagaaaaaaaaactaaagCATGTATAGATaagttaataaaatttccaGGTGTTGGACTAAAAGTAGCCAACTGCATATGCTTATTCGGATTAAACAGATATGATTGTATACCCATAgatacacacatatatgatattatttataaatattatagtgATATAATAGAAGATGATAATggaaagaataaaaaagctAGCAGTCGAACTAGACTAACTACCAAAAATGGTGATgctaaaaaaacaaataaaaatttgaaacaTACTCGACTCAGTGTAAAACCTCAAAAAAAAGCATTAACTAcagcattatatataaaattatttacaaaattaaaagatattTTTGGTCCCAATTGTGGATGGGCACAAACTATTTTGTTTGCTTCGGAACTCAGAAAATTtacacatttattttag